The window acggtggacaatctcagggaccatttctattgattttcaatctcagaaaccatttctattgatcatgcaaatctcaagggccattttgtataataacccttttAAGTATAAAGGTGAATTATCAGCTGAGTTATAAATTTTCTTGTGTTATTGCATAATCCTTGAATTAAGTCTAAATAAAACCTTAGCTTTAGGCGTCTCTAATGGGGTAGGCAAACAAAATAAGTAAAACTGTACTATAAAAACTAACGTGTCATGCTGTATGTTCAATTGTCtaaacaaattattattttctttcatctttaaCCTTTACTTTTATATTTGCCTGCGTGACTTATGGAAATAAGATTTGACTACTCACTTAATCTTTATTGGAGATGCTCAGCCAAAAAGTAAATATATCAAATTAAACCTTGGCTTTGTTTATAGAGGACAACCTGTTCCCGACAGAAAGACGTGCGTAACGTGGACAGTTTAAAAGGCGTTTCTTTGGGATGGCATTGCTCACGGAGAGTGGCCTATATGAAATATGTTCAATGTCACCGGATATTCCGATCCAATAACATAACACCATGAGGATTGAAATTCAAACATATTATTACTGCATTGAAACGGGATACCACGATAGGAGTGGCGCTTTTTGATGTAGTACGTACGAGGCGATGTGTTTCACAAAATAAATAGGAAGGCATGAAGCAAAGGAGACAGATGGAACACCCTTTTCATGTACTATGAACACAATCCATCAGTAAATTTAAACCAACATGGTAACGGTTTTAATTGAAAGTAGAAAATTCTCCAAATATAACAGACGCATCTAGATGCAGCAAGTTTTATGAAACTAGTCTTACATACGCCCATTGTTCAAAGCAATGAAAACTATTCAATGCCTTCTGAAACAGTGAAGACTCGTTTCACACTCACAACTCTCTAGAACACGACAGTGTCGAGCATTGTTCCCAGGGTCTGAACGATGTTGGAGGACATCAGGTTGGAGACATGTTCTTCGAGATGCTTCTTCGCATCCTGCCTTCCTACATTGGCAATTGCAAGCTTCTCGGGTGGTAACTCATCCTCCTCTTGAACTGCTTTGTTGTATTTGACAGCCAAGTTCTTCATCTCCTGCAgaagccaaaagaaaaaagttcaTCGTGACTTTGGGCGATTAAATTTTAGAGgacctataatcaatgcaaaccAGCTCACACTTTGAATTTCCTGAACAAAACATTCCAACAGTCCCTCTAGCAAGAGAGGATGGACCTATAGTACAAAGGGTAACCTCAAACCTTTTCGAAAATTAATTCTGGCAGGTCCTTATAGTTTTTATTCTGTGAGGACATGGACCCCTAACCAGGCACACAACACTGAGACAGGTCTCCATTGGTTTTTTCTTAAACTACAATCCTAGATTTTTGGACAGTCAAAGAAATATCTTGACCTGCCTAGCAGACAACCAGATTTCATGGTTTAAAACTTGCATAAACTACTCCTATGAACATTCTACCACATGAAAGTTGTTACGGCAGATTATCAGGCATACGGTGGCCCTAAATTGCTTTCCTTATCATCCACCACCTACTACTCACCTTCAATAGAAACCATTACCAACGGATGACCTCATACTGATCAAGAAAGCAAAGTGCACGTGATGCTAATAGACTAACTTGGTTCCATGGGTAAATATCACTAACATGTACTTGAGCGATAGACACCCAATTCAACATAAAAATTCAATAGCCCAAACCACCACACTTAAGGTTCACAAAACCTTGCTTACCTCCACAGTTTGCTCATTTGTCTTCGAATGATTATCAAATCGCCTAAGTGTCAGCCCATCTGTCCATTTCTTCTTGTGGAGGTTAAGCAGCATtttctcctcaagctcattcttTCTGTAATTAATAGCTATAGAGTAATAATGCCGGTTCAAACCATGGATCAATGCCTGAAGAGGAaattgcattaagtcaaaaagTGGTGATCACAAAGAATGGAGATTAAAATTACTTGTTTAGGACTTACTTGAATGGATGGCTTATTAAGATGCCCAAGATTTGAAGTTGTCTGCCGTGGTTCTTGGCCGAGCATCATTGTTTGTGGGTTAATGAGACGGAAGGCATCTATGACGACCTTTCCCTTCACGCTCTGGATGGGATCAACCACCACAGCCACAGCACGTTGATTCAAAGCTTCAAAGCTCTGCAAGAATAAAAGCATAACAATTACTTACCACAGCCCTCCTACACCAACCAACAATCAAGTTTCTAATCAAGGGCATCACCGCTGGTAATGGTATACCATTACTCAATCttagttgataaaaaaaaaggaccaaAGCATGTTTTACATGAACACACATATGATCTCGGTAAACTATTAGGAATTTAAACACATCAAAGATTCAATGTCAGTggcaactaaaaataaatatgtagaatTGGACCCAGAGAAATTTAAGCCTAGAGGAAATCCTCATATTTGGGGTCCAAAGAGGAAGACTGTAACAACAAAATAGACAGAAGTTAATAGCCAATACAGAACAATGCCAATGAGCCTAAAAACCAACTATTTTCTTCATAACAAAGACATCAACATGCATTGATGTCCACAAATAAATATAACATCTAACATTAAGAGAAACTAATAactgataaaaaaatttctatgcATGGTTAGAAGTTTGTGTtatctcaacaaaaaaaatgaattgagCTCAATGAAATATAAAGTATGAATCAAACCAACCTGCTGTGTATTAATGTCCACACCAGATAGCCAACAGCCAAATCCAGGATGCGAGTGGTACCACCCTACCACCATCTCCGGTCTGCATTGCCAATCAGTAGAACATATATTATGATAGGGAATCAGCATAACTAGACCGTCATTCATAACAACAAAAGTGCAGAAGCAGCAGAACACAGAGTGAAACCATGACACAATTGTATAAGTATTATACAAGTTAACAATGCAGGTTCTAATAAGCTATTCTAACTTATCATCTAACACAAACTTCACATTGCACTCATCTTCACGAAAATCCACGATTATCAAGCTTCTCACAAACGGAAACGAAAAATTTAAAACTCAGAGCTACATTGGAAATCCATGCACGAGCGCCTTCTACAATAAAATTCTCCAACTGAATCATACAGTTCTTATTAACTTAGTGGTTttccgaaaagaaaaaaaaacgactGAATGTAATATATGTGCAAGCCAGAAGAAGCAATGACATGTTTATCACTTAAAACTCGGAAAACGGAACTTGTGGAAAGCATTTTCAACAACTACCCAAAATTTCATTAATCAAAGTGGAAGAGTGGATACCTTCCAGTCTGCTTCAGCATATCAAGCATGTTAGTCTGGAAAACATGGTCAACAGCTTCGACACTAACACCAGTACCACTCTGCGGCATCGCAAAGACATCGACAACTCGAACAGTGTACTCATCCACAAACTCACCGAGCATCAATCCCATCACTTCCATGGGGACTCCCGCCCTTCCTATTAATTATCAAGTCCCAAAGCACGagtaagaaaaaaatttaactacATATAAGAACTCCAGAAACCCTAATTACGATCCCAAATGAATAATTTACACATGATTTACTAACATACTAGCCTATTTTGggttttgaaatccaaaaaacaaatccCAAATCCAATGTCCAGAAAGCATCAAATCCCTAAACCCCAATTTCGAGATTCGAAATTCAAGCTGATTCGAGAAGACGTAAATTACTGGAAGACAgaaagaggaaggagagagCTTCACCGTGCTTGAGCATCTTGAGGAGGGCAAGGGAGGAGATGTAAACCTGCTCGGAGGAATCTAGGGTGGGGGAATCTGGAGGAGGGTGGCCCAAAGctcctccggcgccggcgaacATCCTCTGAAGCCTCTCCATGCCAGACATTCTCTTCGCTTTCAGTGTGTTGGGTTTGGGGAGCTCTCTGCTTTTCTTTTCTAGCAAGACAGCTCTGCTCTcgtttataaataaatattcgGAAAAATCCtctttatattaaaatttgtttAATATTATCTGATAGGCCGTTATTTGATTGGTCCAGTTAATAGTTTGGGCTGCTTATGACTAGTGGGCTGAGCCTACGATGAAATACAAACATTTTCAGCCCAAACTACAGACAAATATGAGGACACTGCtaattcatcttttttttttttttttttttttgggtcaaatgatagatttgtaaaatttagatgttagattaggaaGCCGACCGGATTCGAACACACGCCGTAGTGCAAGGGTAACACTCCTCTCCACCACTGTGATAGAGGGGCACTTGCAATGCTATTTCATTTTTCACATGAGAAGTTTTTCAATGTAACTATTAAACTACACTGTGGTTTTAATAGTGCAGTTTGTAACATGATTTTATCAATTAGTGCCATAATTTGAAATGTAAGTCTGTCATCTACTTATATTATAAACATTTTTCTCAAGaggtaaaataattttattagatACGAATGGAAACGTTTATAAACTTAGCAAGAGCATATAAAACCATTCCTATTCATGGTAACCACCATTTCTACAAAAATTAAGATGCAACTAAGTGCGCTGCTTCATTACAAAACCGTGGTATATAAACAAACACTACTCGtataataaaaatttgacaggattaaaaggtaaagtaaaaaaGGATGTAAGTCATATTAAAGGTAAAAATTTAAGGATAATACTTGTGGCAATTGAAAATGTGGCAAAACATATGACAATTGAAAAAGTAGCGGCATTCATATCTTATATATACCATAATCATAGTAAATGCCCCAGTGGTAAGGGCACATATTCTGgcttttaaaatacaaaaaaacaagaagattcTGAGTTCGAAACTCCAAGTTGGTGACTTTGCTTGACTGTGGCTAggaggaggctgaaatgcctttgtGAGTCTTACCGGCCCCAGAAATGAGTGGATAAACGTGGCTTGCCACCAGCTGTCcccatttttaaaaataaaaaaaaatcttatataTACCATGTTAGCTTCCTATACAAAATTGAGTCCCACAACATATTTTAACTAAAATTATTGTTTAGCTATGGTGATTTACACAATTAACCACACCACTAAATACTCTCACATATATTAGAGAATATTATTAATGATTTCTATGTgtctaaataatattattattgctttaaaaaaaatcattaaaacacTCACAATATATCTCTTGGTTGATTAGTGGTTGATTACCAACCATTCTTCTCTCACTTTTGGCAATTATTAATTCAAAGGGTTGGACTGGAATTAATCATTAATCCGAATAATGGGTATGAAACTTCattcaaatttactttgaaAAGAGGATTGTTttgttgagagtatgaatccAACATTCAATAAGTAGGAAAATTGCATGTTTAAGTAATCAGGCTACttctcatattgtcaattagttttccAGCTGTAACAACGAAATGTCAATACAATTTAATGCACCTTAAATGTTTCATATGAACCAAATACCACTAAGAAAACACGACGTTCAAGTTCCTTGATATCTGAAATTTCTTTGTATACTAGAAGAATGTAACAGCGTGTGGCCTGTAGTTGCAGACTTACAGCTATCATGAGCACACAACGTACAATGAAACGATCAAAATCAAAATGCCTAATGCTAATGGAGGCGAAAGACTGAACAAGTTGTAAGTTGGTGATGATAAGGACAGCAATGGCCACAAATTAATGAATTTCCAGACGTTAAATACTGGAATTTTCCGATACCAATATTAATACATGTTGAAAAACGTACGCGTTTAGGAATATTAGTGAACGTTCTGAATCAGTCTACAATAGAAGTCTCAAGGTGACAAATTATGTCACTTTGtatacggtctagtggtatttatcttcatttgtaagaggtcttaggttcgattatcgtaAAAAACgattttgaaccatattattgctatcCCATTGTGAGACTACGCTCACCCTCTCCccatagtgtagataatatcgtttgttgaaaaaaaaaagtttgacgaGTTATATGTAGTCTCTAAccatattattttaaattccattcttttaaaatttaggGAGGGGAGAGTTTCGAACCCCCGGAACGCATGTGTAGAAACTCATCACTTTGTCCACTAGGATATTGAACCACATGCCATGTCGCATGTATTCGGATAAGCAAAAAAATGTTTCCTAGTTGTGGATATGATTCATGAATTTTCCACGGCAAAAATGCATATAAAATTTTCGAAGTACAGTGCtattttgaaaattatttgCATCCGAAAATTTTATGTGACTACTTGCGAGATCAGTACGTTGCTATATGTGAAATATATACCAACATGGTATATTTTACATGTTATGGATAAACAGTATATAATATTTCTAAGTACGTGAAATTGACGTCGAATTAGTATATATACATGTTGGTATTGAAGTACAAACATGCTTTCTCCATGATCTTGTTATTGACAAACTATCATCGCACAATTAACTAAGCACAAAgaataaacaaacaaccaaaacacCACACAAAATAAAACGCACGCGCCATGAACACAAAGAACGGTTTTGTCAAAACTCCTACGTCCACTCCGTGGATTACCGAGATATTTCACTAGTATGAAACCCCTTTGATTTACAAGAAAAACCTCCTTTGCTGTCACAAACCCTAGGTCTTTATATCTCGCACTCTCCAAGTGTTTCACTCTGTTGTTCATGTGAACAATCGTCCCCAAAAAGCCTATTTTCCTATTCTATATGGAATAGGAAAGAAAGTGTTATTTCCTATTCTAATAAGAAAGTacactttctttctttttccaattAGGCTTATAGGATTCTTAATTTGTACAAAGAAACTTAATTTTTTCCTAATCCTTGTAGAACAAGAATTTGTGCACTTTTAATTTCCTTAATACAATCCTAAACAAAATATCTGTCAGGAATTTTTAAAATTGGACTGAAATTTTCACTATATAAAGCCTACAACTTCAGGTTCATGACATACCTGCATTCCTCCTGATCAACGGCCTTCCTTTTAGATTCTTAAAACCTCTACTTATTCCCTCAGTTTTACTTTCAAAATATTAAGTCCTGTGCATCACCTTGATCTCTTCCAATACCATTCATGGCAAAATCATGTCTTCACTCTCCCACTAAGGGAAGCCTCATCACTGTTCTTAGCATTGATGGAGGTGGAATAAGAGGGATTATTCCTGGAACTATACTCAGTTTTCTGGAGTCCGAGCTTCAGGTAAATTGACCAATGCATGAGAactcatatatatatgcttattaCTTAGGCTTATTATCCTAACATCATGTTATATTGTTACTAATACGATTCAACCGTAACACATGATGGGCGGCGAATTTAAAACTTCGGAGTTGTAGTATCAAGAAATGTATATACATGTGTTTTAATTCTGGTAGATTGATATAATAACACAAAGTTATGTTGGCTATGCAGAAACTGGATGGCAAGGATGCAAGGCTTGCAGattattttgatgtgattacAGGGACTAGCACAGGTGGCCTTGTAACTGCCATGCTTACCACCCCAGATGAAAACAATCGTCCCTTGTATGCTGCTAAAGATATTAACGCTTTTTATCTTGAAAACTGCCCTAAAATTTTTCCCCAAGACAGGTATATATATTGTCAGATATATTAGCT of the Pyrus communis chromosome 1, drPyrComm1.1, whole genome shotgun sequence genome contains:
- the LOC137741811 gene encoding 26S proteasome non-ATPase regulatory subunit 14 homolog, whose translation is MSGMERLQRMFAGAGGALGHPPPDSPTLDSSEQVYISSLALLKMLKHGRAGVPMEVMGLMLGEFVDEYTVRVVDVFAMPQSGTGVSVEAVDHVFQTNMLDMLKQTGRPEMVVGWYHSHPGFGCWLSGVDINTQQSFEALNQRAVAVVVDPIQSVKGKVVIDAFRLINPQTMMLGQEPRQTTSNLGHLNKPSIQALIHGLNRHYYSIAINYRKNELEEKMLLNLHKKKWTDGLTLRRFDNHSKTNEQTVEEMKNLAVKYNKAVQEEDELPPEKLAIANVGRQDAKKHLEEHVSNLMSSNIVQTLGTMLDTVVF